The following coding sequences lie in one Arabidopsis thaliana chromosome 3, partial sequence genomic window:
- the ITN1 gene encoding Ankyrin repeat family protein (INCREASED TOLERANCE TO NACL (ITN1); INVOLVED IN: response to salt stress; LOCATED IN: plasma membrane; EXPRESSED IN: 24 plant structures; EXPRESSED DURING: 13 growth stages; CONTAINS InterPro DOMAIN/s: Ankyrin repeat-containing domain (InterPro:IPR020683), Ankyrin repeat (InterPro:IPR002110); BEST Arabidopsis thaliana protein match is: Ankyrin repeat family protein (TAIR:AT3G09550.1); Has 61607 Blast hits to 26705 proteins in 1191 species: Archae - 49; Bacteria - 5778; Metazoa - 28187; Fungi - 6605; Plants - 4929; Viruses - 594; Other Eukaryotes - 15465 (source: NCBI BLink).) produces the protein MAASSYVDGERDMEKGGMILLQSSENQNPMIDPSPTPSPSATATAPALVLSNSGKRMDQAGKKKYVKQVTGRHNDTELHLAAQRGDLAAVQQILKDINSQMEGILSGEEFDAEVAEIRASIVNEVNELGETALFTAADKGHLDVVKELLKYSSRESIAKKNRSGYDPLHIAAIQGHHAIVEVLLDHDATLSQTFGPSNATPLVSAAMRGHTEVVNQLLSKAGNLLEISRSNNKNALHLAARQGHVEVIKALLSKDPQLARRIDKKGQTALHMAVKGQSSEVVKLLLDADPAIVMQPDKSCNTALHVATRKKRAEIVELLLSLPDTNANTLTRDHKTALDIAEGLPLSEESSYIKECLARSGALRANELNQPRDELRSTVTQIKNDVHIQLEQTKRTNKNVHNISKELRKLHREGINNATNSVTVVAVLFATVAFAAIFTVPGGDNNDGSAVVVGRASFKIFFIFNALALFTSLAVVVVQITLVRGETKAEKRVVEVINKLMWLASMCTSVAFLASSYIVVGRKNEWAAELVTVVGGVIMAGVLGTMTYYVVKSKRTRSMRKKVKSARRSGSNSWHHSDFSNSEVDPIFAI, from the exons ATGGCTGCTTCATCCTATGTAGACG GAGAAAGAGATATGGAGAAAGGAGGAATGATATTACTACAGTCAAGTGAGAATCAAAATCCTATGATAGATCCTTCACCAACACCTTCACCATCTGCAACTGCTACTGCCCCAGCTTTGGTTTTGTCTAATTCAGGCAAGAGAATGGATCAAGCTGGCAAGAAAAAGTATGTTAAGCAAGTCACGGGTCGCCACAACGACACCGAGCTTCACTTAGCGGCCCAACGAGGTGATTTGGCTGCTGTGCAGCAGATTCTCAAGGATATTAACTCTCAGATGGAAGGGATTCTGAGTGGGGAAGAGTTTGATGCTGAAGTTGCGGAGATTCGAGCATCGATTGTGAATGAGGTGAATGAGTTAGGGGAGACGGCGCTCTTCACTGCTGCGGATAAAGGACATCTTGATGTTGTCAAAGAGCTGTTGAAGTATTCGAGTAGAGAGAGTATTGCTAAGAAGAATCGTTCTGGATATGATCCACTTCATATTGCTGCCATACAGGGTCATCATG CTATTGTTGAGGTCTTGCTAGATCATGATGCGACGCTTAGCCAGACATTTGGCCCATCGAATGCAACTCCGCTTGTGTCTGCAGCTATGAGAGGCCATACAGAAGTTGTGAACCAGCTCTTATCCAAAGCTGGGAATTTGCTAGAAATTTCTCGGTCTAACAATAAAAATGCCTTGCATCTAGCTGCAAGGCAAGGACATGTGGAGGTCATAAAAGCTCTTCTCTCCAAGGATCCTCAGCTAGCGAGACGGATTGACAAGAAAGGACAAACTGCACTTCACATGGCTGTTAAAGGCCAGAGTTCTGAAGTAGTGAAATTGCTTCTTGATGCAGATCCTGCTATTGTTATGCAACCGGACAAGTCTTGTAACACAGCGTTACATGTTGCCACCAGGAAAAAACGAGCAGAG ATTGTAGAACTATTGTTGTCACTGCCTGATACCAACGCCAATACTTTAACCCGCGATCACAAGACAGCGCTTGACATAGCAGAAGGACTTCCCCTCTCAGAAGAATCTTCATACATAAAAGAGTGTCTTGCTCGTAGCGGGGCTCTTAGGGCGAATGAGCTGAACCAGCCAAGGGACGAGCTGAGAAGCACTGTCACCCAAATCAAGAACGATGTACACATCCAGCTGGAACAGACGAAAAGGACGAACAAAAACGTGCACAACATTTCAAAAGAACTCAGGAAACTCCACAGAGAAGGGATCAACAATGCAACCAATTCTGTAACTGTTGTGGCTGTATTGTTTGCAACTGTAGCTTTTGCTGCTATATTCACAGTGCCGGGAGGAGACAACAATGACGGGTCTGCAGTGGTGGTGGGCCGAGCATCATTcaagatcttcttcatcttcaacgcACTCGCGTTGTTTACGTCTCTGGCGGTTGTGGTTGTCCAGATCACATTGGTGAGAGGAGAGACAAAAGCTGAGAAGAGGGTAGTGGAAGTGATCAACAAACTCATGTGGTTGGCATCGATGTGTACATCTGTGGCATTTTTGGCATCTTCATACATAGTGGTTGGGCGTAAGAACGAGTGGGCGGCTGAGCTGGTGACCGTGGTTGGGGGTGTGATAATGGCTGGTGTTCTTGGAACCATGACTTATTACGTGGTAAAATCGAAGAGGACAAGGTCGATgaggaagaaggtgaagagTGCTCGCAGGAGTGGTTCCAACTCGTGGCATCATTCAGATTTCTCTAACTCGGAAGTTGATCCTATTTTCGCAATCTAA
- a CDS encoding Nascent polypeptide-associated complex (NAC), alpha subunit family protein (Nascent polypeptide-associated complex (NAC), alpha subunit family protein; INVOLVED IN: response to salt stress; LOCATED IN: cytosolic ribosome; EXPRESSED IN: 24 plant structures; EXPRESSED DURING: 13 growth stages; CONTAINS InterPro DOMAIN/s: Ubiquitin-associated/translation elongation factor EF1B, N-terminal (InterPro:IPR000449), Nascent polypeptide-associated complex, alpha subunit (InterPro:IPR016641), Nascent polypeptide-associated complex NAC (InterPro:IPR002715); BEST Arabidopsis thaliana protein match is: nascent polypeptide-associated complex subunit alpha-like protein 3 (TAIR:AT5G13850.1); Has 5275 Blast hits to 2514 proteins in 367 species: Archae - 69; Bacteria - 684; Metazoa - 1880; Fungi - 785; Plants - 552; Viruses - 60; Other Eukaryotes - 1245 (source: NCBI BLink).), with amino-acid sequence MTTEEKEILAAKLEEQKIDLDKPEVEDDDDNEDDDSDDDDKDDDEADGLDGEAGGKSKQSRSEKKSRKAMLKLGMKPITGVSRVTVKKSKNILFVISKPDVFKSPASDTYVIFGEAKIEDLSSQIQSQAAEQFKAPDLSNVISKGESSSAAVVQDDEEVDEEGVEPKDIELVMTQAGVSRPNAVKALKAADGDIVSAIMELTT; translated from the exons ATGACTACcgaagagaaagagatccTCGCCGCCAAATTGGAAGAACAGAAGATCGAT CTCGATAAGCCCGAAGTTGAGGACGATGATGATAACGAAGACGATGACTCTGATGACGATGATAAGGATGATGACGAGGCTGATG GACTAGATGGAGAGGCAGGAGGTAAGTCAAAACAAAGCAGAAGTGAGAAGAAGAGTCGCAAAGCCATGCTCAAGCTTGGCATGAAACCCATCACTGGTGTTAGCCGAGTCACCGTCAAAAAGAGCAAGaat ATCTTGTTTGTCATATCAAAGCCTGATGTGTTCAAGAGTCCAGCATCAGACACATATGTGATCTTTGGAGAGGCGAAGATCGAGGATTTGAGCTCTCAGATCCAGTCGCAAGCAGCAGAGCAATTCAAGGCACCAGATCTCAGCAATGTGATCTCAAAGGGTGAGTCATCGAGCGCTGCAGTGGTTCAGGATGATGAGGAGGTTGACGAGGAAGGTGTTGAGCCAAAGGACATTGAGTTGGTGATGACTCAAGCAGGAGTGTCTAGGCCAAATGCTGTGAAGGCTCTCAAGGCTGCAGATGGAGATATTGTCTCTGCCATCATGGAGCTTACCACCTAA
- the ITN1 gene encoding Ankyrin repeat family protein, which produces MEKGGMILLQSSENQNPMIDPSPTPSPSATATAPALVLSNSGKRMDQAGKKKYVKQVTGRHNDTELHLAAQRGDLAAVQQILKDINSQMEGILSGEEFDAEVAEIRASIVNEVNELGETALFTAADKGHLDVVKELLKYSSRESIAKKNRSGYDPLHIAAIQGHHAIVEVLLDHDATLSQTFGPSNATPLVSAAMRGHTEVVNQLLSKAGNLLEISRSNNKNALHLAARQGHVEVIKALLSKDPQLARRIDKKGQTALHMAVKGQSSEVVKLLLDADPAIVMQPDKSCNTALHVATRKKRAEIVELLLSLPDTNANTLTRDHKTALDIAEGLPLSEESSYIKECLARSGALRANELNQPRDELRSTVTQIKNDVHIQLEQTKRTNKNVHNISKELRKLHREGINNATNSVTVVAVLFATVAFAAIFTVPGGDNNDGSAVVVGRASFKIFFIFNALALFTSLAVVVVQITLVRGETKAEKRVVEVINKLMWLASMCTSVAFLASSYIVVGRKNEWAAELVTVVGGVIMAGVLGTMTYYVVKSKRTRSMRKKVKSARRSGSNSWHHSDFSNSEVDPIFAI; this is translated from the exons ATGGAGAAAGGAGGAATGATATTACTACAGTCAAGTGAGAATCAAAATCCTATGATAGATCCTTCACCAACACCTTCACCATCTGCAACTGCTACTGCCCCAGCTTTGGTTTTGTCTAATTCAGGCAAGAGAATGGATCAAGCTGGCAAGAAAAAGTATGTTAAGCAAGTCACGGGTCGCCACAACGACACCGAGCTTCACTTAGCGGCCCAACGAGGTGATTTGGCTGCTGTGCAGCAGATTCTCAAGGATATTAACTCTCAGATGGAAGGGATTCTGAGTGGGGAAGAGTTTGATGCTGAAGTTGCGGAGATTCGAGCATCGATTGTGAATGAGGTGAATGAGTTAGGGGAGACGGCGCTCTTCACTGCTGCGGATAAAGGACATCTTGATGTTGTCAAAGAGCTGTTGAAGTATTCGAGTAGAGAGAGTATTGCTAAGAAGAATCGTTCTGGATATGATCCACTTCATATTGCTGCCATACAGGGTCATCATG CTATTGTTGAGGTCTTGCTAGATCATGATGCGACGCTTAGCCAGACATTTGGCCCATCGAATGCAACTCCGCTTGTGTCTGCAGCTATGAGAGGCCATACAGAAGTTGTGAACCAGCTCTTATCCAAAGCTGGGAATTTGCTAGAAATTTCTCGGTCTAACAATAAAAATGCCTTGCATCTAGCTGCAAGGCAAGGACATGTGGAGGTCATAAAAGCTCTTCTCTCCAAGGATCCTCAGCTAGCGAGACGGATTGACAAGAAAGGACAAACTGCACTTCACATGGCTGTTAAAGGCCAGAGTTCTGAAGTAGTGAAATTGCTTCTTGATGCAGATCCTGCTATTGTTATGCAACCGGACAAGTCTTGTAACACAGCGTTACATGTTGCCACCAGGAAAAAACGAGCAGAG ATTGTAGAACTATTGTTGTCACTGCCTGATACCAACGCCAATACTTTAACCCGCGATCACAAGACAGCGCTTGACATAGCAGAAGGACTTCCCCTCTCAGAAGAATCTTCATACATAAAAGAGTGTCTTGCTCGTAGCGGGGCTCTTAGGGCGAATGAGCTGAACCAGCCAAGGGACGAGCTGAGAAGCACTGTCACCCAAATCAAGAACGATGTACACATCCAGCTGGAACAGACGAAAAGGACGAACAAAAACGTGCACAACATTTCAAAAGAACTCAGGAAACTCCACAGAGAAGGGATCAACAATGCAACCAATTCTGTAACTGTTGTGGCTGTATTGTTTGCAACTGTAGCTTTTGCTGCTATATTCACAGTGCCGGGAGGAGACAACAATGACGGGTCTGCAGTGGTGGTGGGCCGAGCATCATTcaagatcttcttcatcttcaacgcACTCGCGTTGTTTACGTCTCTGGCGGTTGTGGTTGTCCAGATCACATTGGTGAGAGGAGAGACAAAAGCTGAGAAGAGGGTAGTGGAAGTGATCAACAAACTCATGTGGTTGGCATCGATGTGTACATCTGTGGCATTTTTGGCATCTTCATACATAGTGGTTGGGCGTAAGAACGAGTGGGCGGCTGAGCTGGTGACCGTGGTTGGGGGTGTGATAATGGCTGGTGTTCTTGGAACCATGACTTATTACGTGGTAAAATCGAAGAGGACAAGGTCGATgaggaagaaggtgaagagTGCTCGCAGGAGTGGTTCCAACTCGTGGCATCATTCAGATTTCTCTAACTCGGAAGTTGATCCTATTTTCGCAATCTAA
- the ARP5 gene encoding actin-related protein 5 (actin-related protein 5 (ARP5); CONTAINS InterPro DOMAIN/s: Actin/actin-like (InterPro:IPR004000); BEST Arabidopsis thaliana protein match is: Actin-like ATPase superfamily protein (TAIR:AT2G42100.1).) codes for MAFVSRIRRQSDYNTYPSSIPIVIDNGASYFRIGWAGETEPRVVFRNIVQRPRHKATVLLSSTGETVTIVGDLDPSMMKYFDCTRSGPRSPFDSNVVYQFEIMEYILDYAFDRLGANGSGIDHPILITECACNPVQSRSKMAELLFETYGVPAVAFGVDAAFSYKYNQLHGICKKDGIVLCPGFTTTHSIPFVDGEPIYKGSSRTNIGGYHVTDYLKQLLSLKYPFHSSRFTWEKAEDLKLEHCYIAPDYASEIRLFQEGRKEAEEKTSYWQLPWIPPPTEVPPSEEEIARKAAIREKQGQRLREMAEAKRVSKINDMENQLISLRFLLKQVDQVEEDDIPTFLSDTGYASRQELESTITKVTQSLRKARGEPKNEPAEYEENPDSLNNEKYPLMNVPDDILTPEQLKDKKRQMFLKTTAEGRLRARQKRNEEELEKEKRNQLEEERRRENPESYLEELQAQYKEVLERVEQKKRLKTNGSSNGNNKSGGIGRGERLSAAQRERMRLLTTAAFDRGKGEDTFGSRDEDWQLYKLMSKDNDDDDEQPDSDEAELARLSSRLQEIDPTFVQKVEGELSQTSGEVPRVRPLTEEDYKIVIGIERFRCPEILFHPNLIGIDQVGLDEMAGTSIRRLPHDEKELEERLTSSILMTGGCSLLPGMNERLECGIRMIRPCGSPINVVRAMDPVLDAWRGASAFAANLNFLGNAFTKMDYDEKGEDWLRNYQIRYNYL; via the exons ATGGCGTTCGTTTCGAGGATACGTAGGCAGAGTGATTACAATACATATCCATCTTCGATTCCCATTGTTATCGATAATGGCGCTTCCTACTTCCGTATCGG GTGGGCAGGAGAAACTGAGCCTCGTGTTGTTTTCCGCAATATCGTGCAAAGACCACGCCACAAAGCTACAg TTCTTCTCTCTAGTACAGGTGAAACTGTTACTATTGTTGGCGACCTGGATCCTTCCATGATGAAGTACTTTGATTGCACTCGCTCTGGACCACGTTCCCCTTTTGACAGCAATGTGGTTTATCAGTTTGAGATCATGGAATAT ATTCTTGACTACGCCTTTGATCGTTTGGGTGCTAATGGATCAGGG ATTGATCATCCAATCCTAATCACTGAATGTGCATGCAACCCAGTTCAATCTCGTAGCAAAATGGCAGAACTGCTATTTGAGACTTATGGAGTGCCTGCAGTTG CATTTGGAGTCGATGCTGCTTTCAGCTACAAATACAATCAACTACATGGAATTTGTAAAAAAGATGGAATTGTTCTCTGTCCTGGATTCACGACAACACACTCCATTCCG TTTGTCGACGGAGAACCTATATATAAAGGATCCAGCCGAACTAACATTGGTGGATATCATGTCACTGATTATTTAAAGCAGCTTCTGTCACTTAAGTACCCTTTTCATTC GTCTAGGTTTACATGGGAGAAGGCCGAAGATTTGAAATTGGAACACTGTTATATCGCACCTGACTATGCTTCGGAAATTCGGTTATTCCAG gaaggaagaaaagaagctgaagagaaaacaagttATTGGCAGCTTCCATGGATACCTCCTCCCACCGAAGTTCCTCcatcagaagaagagattgcAAGGAAGGCAGCtataagagaaaaacaagGTCAAAGGCTGCGAGAAATGGCTGAAGCAAAGAGAGTGTCCAAGATTAATGACATGGAGAATCAACTGATTAGCTTGCGTTTCCTTTTGAAGCAAGTTGACCAGGTTGAAGAGGATGATATTCCAACCTTTTTGTCAGACACCGGTTACGCGTCCAGGCAAGAGCTAGAGTCTACTATTACGAAAGTGACACAGTCGCTTAGAAAAGCAAGGGGTGAGCCGAAGAATGAACCAGCTGAGTATGAAGAAAACCCTGATTCTCTTAATAATGAAAAGTATCCACTTATGAATGTCCCCGATGATATTCTTACTCCTGAGCAG CTTAAGGACAAGAAGAGGCAAATGTTTCTTAAAACAACAGCAGAGGGCCGGCTACGAGCTAGACAAAAGCGTAATGAGGAGGAACtcgaaaaagagaaaagaaatcaattagagGAGGAAAGACGTCG TGAGAACCCAGAGTCTTACTTAGAGGAGTTGCAAGCTCAGTACAAGGAAGTGTTGGAGAGAGTTGAGCAGAAGAAGCGTCTGAAAACAAACGGGTCCAGTAACGGGAATAACAAGTCTGGAGGTATTGGGCGAGGCGAGCGACTCAGTGCTGCACAGAGGGAGAGAATGCGTCTGCTGACGACAGCAGCCTTTGATAGAGGGAAAGGCGAGGATACGTTTGGTTCTAGAGATGAAGATTGGCAGCTCTACAAACTTATGAGCAAGGATAATGACGATGATGACGAACAACCTGATTCAGACGAGGCAGAGTTGGCTCGTTTATCATCTAGACTTCAGGAAATTGATCCAACATTTGTGCAGAAAGTAGAAGGAGAATTGAGTCAGACATCAGGGGAGGTGCCACGCGTACGCCCATTAACAGAGGAAGACTACAAGATAGTGATTGGTATAGAAAGATTCCGTTGCCCAGAGATCCTGTTCCATCCAAACCTTATTGGTATTGACCAAGTAGGCTTAGACGAGATGGCTGGCACATCAATCAGAAGGCTACCGCACGACGAGAAAGAGTTAGAGGAGAGGCTAACGAGCTCGATACTAATGACGGGCGGGTGTAGCCTTCTTCCAGGGATGAACGAGCGGTTGGAATGTGGGATTAGGATGATAAGACCTTGCGGATCACCCATTAACGTGGTTAGAGCTATGGATCCAGTGCTGGATGCATGGCGAGGAGCATCTGCATTTGCTGCTAATTTGAACTTCTTGGGGAATGCCTTTACTAAGATGGATTACGACGAGAAAGGTGAAGATTGGCTTAGAAATTATCAAATTCGATACAACTATTTGTGA
- a CDS encoding Ribosomal protein L10 family protein (Ribosomal protein L10 family protein; FUNCTIONS IN: structural constituent of ribosome; INVOLVED IN: translation, ribosome biogenesis; LOCATED IN: ribosome, intracellular; EXPRESSED IN: 23 plant structures; EXPRESSED DURING: 15 growth stages; CONTAINS InterPro DOMAIN/s: Ribosomal protein L10 (InterPro:IPR001790); BEST Arabidopsis thaliana protein match is: Ribosomal protein L10 family protein (TAIR:AT5G13510.1); Has 4523 Blast hits to 4523 proteins in 1609 species: Archae - 0; Bacteria - 3322; Metazoa - 0; Fungi - 0; Plants - 74; Viruses - 0; Other Eukaryotes - 1127 (source: NCBI BLink).), translated as MASLRRALLVAGKTKINLENCHFITGINYNGLSVKQLQELRGILRENTNTKLLVAKNTLVYKALEGTKWESLKPCMKGMNAWLFVQSEDIPAALKTFINFQKEKKLYDNNLGGAVFEEKLYAPQDYKVIETMPSRADVYGMMLGSLHWPALDLVNALQAPPAASENETVVA; from the coding sequence ATGGCTAGCCTGAGAAGAGCTCTGCTCGTAGCAGGGAAGACGAAGATCAACCTAGAAAACTGCCATTTCATCACCGGAATCAACTACAACGGTCTCAGCGTGAAGCAACTACAAGAGCTCCGTGGAATCCTCCGTGAAAACACAAACACGAAGCTCCTCGTCGCCAAGAACACTTTAGTCTACAAAGCCTTGGAAGGAACCAAATGGGAGTCTCTGAAGCCATGTATGAAGGGTATGAACGCTTGGCTATTCGTTCAATCTGAAGATATACCTGCTGCTTTGAAGACTTTCATCAATTttcagaaagagaagaagctctACGATAACAATTTAGGCGGTGCTGTTTTTGAGGAGAAATTGTATGCTCCTCAGGATTACAAGGTTATTGAGACGATGCCTTCTCGCGCTGATGTTTATGGTATGATGCTTGGTTCTTTGCATTGGCCGGCGTTAGATCTCGTCAATGCGTTGCAGGCCCCACCGGCGGCGTCGGAAAATGAGACAGTTGTTGCATAG
- the ARP5 gene encoding actin-related protein 5 (actin-related protein 5 (ARP5); CONTAINS InterPro DOMAIN/s: Actin/actin-like (InterPro:IPR004000); BEST Arabidopsis thaliana protein match is: Actin-like ATPase superfamily protein (TAIR:AT2G42100.1); Has 21592 Blast hits to 13553 proteins in 2425 species: Archae - 18; Bacteria - 280; Metazoa - 9176; Fungi - 4874; Plants - 2192; Viruses - 30; Other Eukaryotes - 5022 (source: NCBI BLink).): protein MAFVSRIRRQSDYNTYPSSIPIVIDNGASYFRIGWAGETEPRVVFRNIVQRPRHKATGETVTIVGDLDPSMMKYFDCTRSGPRSPFDSNVVYQFEIMEYILDYAFDRLGANGSGIDHPILITECACNPVQSRSKMAELLFETYGVPAVAFGVDAAFSYKYNQLHGICKKDGIVLCPGFTTTHSIPFVDGEPIYKGSSRTNIGGYHVTDYLKQLLSLKYPFHSSRFTWEKAEDLKLEHCYIAPDYASEIRLFQEGRKEAEEKTSYWQLPWIPPPTEVPPSEEEIARKAAIREKQGQRLREMAEAKRVSKINDMENQLISLRFLLKQVDQVEEDDIPTFLSDTGYASRQELESTITKVTQSLRKARGEPKNEPAEYEENPDSLNNEKYPLMNVPDDILTPEQLKDKKRQMFLKTTAEGRLRARQKRNEEELEKEKRNQLEEERRRENPESYLEELQAQYKEVLERVEQKKRLKTNGSSNGNNKSGGIGRGERLSAAQRERMRLLTTAAFDRGKGEDTFGSRDEDWQLYKLMSKDNDDDDEQPDSDEAELARLSSRLQEIDPTFVQKVEGELSQTSGEVPRVRPLTEEDYKIVIGIERFRCPEILFHPNLIGIDQVGLDEMAGTSIRRLPHDEKELEERLTSSILMTGGCSLLPGMNERLECGIRMIRPCGSPINVVRAMDPVLDAWRGASAFAANLNFLGNAFTKMDYDEKGEDWLRNYQIRYNYL from the exons ATGGCGTTCGTTTCGAGGATACGTAGGCAGAGTGATTACAATACATATCCATCTTCGATTCCCATTGTTATCGATAATGGCGCTTCCTACTTCCGTATCGG GTGGGCAGGAGAAACTGAGCCTCGTGTTGTTTTCCGCAATATCGTGCAAAGACCACGCCACAAAGCTACAg GTGAAACTGTTACTATTGTTGGCGACCTGGATCCTTCCATGATGAAGTACTTTGATTGCACTCGCTCTGGACCACGTTCCCCTTTTGACAGCAATGTGGTTTATCAGTTTGAGATCATGGAATAT ATTCTTGACTACGCCTTTGATCGTTTGGGTGCTAATGGATCAGGG ATTGATCATCCAATCCTAATCACTGAATGTGCATGCAACCCAGTTCAATCTCGTAGCAAAATGGCAGAACTGCTATTTGAGACTTATGGAGTGCCTGCAGTTG CATTTGGAGTCGATGCTGCTTTCAGCTACAAATACAATCAACTACATGGAATTTGTAAAAAAGATGGAATTGTTCTCTGTCCTGGATTCACGACAACACACTCCATTCCG TTTGTCGACGGAGAACCTATATATAAAGGATCCAGCCGAACTAACATTGGTGGATATCATGTCACTGATTATTTAAAGCAGCTTCTGTCACTTAAGTACCCTTTTCATTC GTCTAGGTTTACATGGGAGAAGGCCGAAGATTTGAAATTGGAACACTGTTATATCGCACCTGACTATGCTTCGGAAATTCGGTTATTCCAG gaaggaagaaaagaagctgaagagaaaacaagttATTGGCAGCTTCCATGGATACCTCCTCCCACCGAAGTTCCTCcatcagaagaagagattgcAAGGAAGGCAGCtataagagaaaaacaagGTCAAAGGCTGCGAGAAATGGCTGAAGCAAAGAGAGTGTCCAAGATTAATGACATGGAGAATCAACTGATTAGCTTGCGTTTCCTTTTGAAGCAAGTTGACCAGGTTGAAGAGGATGATATTCCAACCTTTTTGTCAGACACCGGTTACGCGTCCAGGCAAGAGCTAGAGTCTACTATTACGAAAGTGACACAGTCGCTTAGAAAAGCAAGGGGTGAGCCGAAGAATGAACCAGCTGAGTATGAAGAAAACCCTGATTCTCTTAATAATGAAAAGTATCCACTTATGAATGTCCCCGATGATATTCTTACTCCTGAGCAG CTTAAGGACAAGAAGAGGCAAATGTTTCTTAAAACAACAGCAGAGGGCCGGCTACGAGCTAGACAAAAGCGTAATGAGGAGGAACtcgaaaaagagaaaagaaatcaattagagGAGGAAAGACGTCG TGAGAACCCAGAGTCTTACTTAGAGGAGTTGCAAGCTCAGTACAAGGAAGTGTTGGAGAGAGTTGAGCAGAAGAAGCGTCTGAAAACAAACGGGTCCAGTAACGGGAATAACAAGTCTGGAGGTATTGGGCGAGGCGAGCGACTCAGTGCTGCACAGAGGGAGAGAATGCGTCTGCTGACGACAGCAGCCTTTGATAGAGGGAAAGGCGAGGATACGTTTGGTTCTAGAGATGAAGATTGGCAGCTCTACAAACTTATGAGCAAGGATAATGACGATGATGACGAACAACCTGATTCAGACGAGGCAGAGTTGGCTCGTTTATCATCTAGACTTCAGGAAATTGATCCAACATTTGTGCAGAAAGTAGAAGGAGAATTGAGTCAGACATCAGGGGAGGTGCCACGCGTACGCCCATTAACAGAGGAAGACTACAAGATAGTGATTGGTATAGAAAGATTCCGTTGCCCAGAGATCCTGTTCCATCCAAACCTTATTGGTATTGACCAAGTAGGCTTAGACGAGATGGCTGGCACATCAATCAGAAGGCTACCGCACGACGAGAAAGAGTTAGAGGAGAGGCTAACGAGCTCGATACTAATGACGGGCGGGTGTAGCCTTCTTCCAGGGATGAACGAGCGGTTGGAATGTGGGATTAGGATGATAAGACCTTGCGGATCACCCATTAACGTGGTTAGAGCTATGGATCCAGTGCTGGATGCATGGCGAGGAGCATCTGCATTTGCTGCTAATTTGAACTTCTTGGGGAATGCCTTTACTAAGATGGATTACGACGAGAAAGGTGAAGATTGGCTTAGAAATTATCAAATTCGATACAACTATTTGTGA